In a single window of the Trichoderma breve strain T069 chromosome 6, whole genome shotgun sequence genome:
- a CDS encoding flavinator of succinate dehydrogenase domain-containing protein, translating to MSLSVGNSLRPAAFRCVGASAVRMRCAFGTTALRRSESSTPGELGVGELQGATFRIEPLRRVGEDASTMRARLLYQSRKRGTLESDLLLSTFASQNLPTMTAEELRQYDLFLDENDWDIYYWATQREPNSTTNPSRWKDSEILEKLRAHVRRKSVNGGEGTGMAFMPPLES from the exons ATGTCATTGTCTGTTGGAAATTCTCTGCGTCCTGCAGCTTTCCGCTGCGTTGGTGCGTCTGCCGTGCGCATGCGATGTGCTTTTGGTACGACGGCGTTGCGAAGAAGCGAGAGCTCGACGCCGGGCGAGCTTGGGGTTGGAGAGCTGCAGGGCGCGACGTTTCGCATTGAGCCTCTCCGGAGGGTTGGCGAGGATGCCTCGACTATGCGAGCGAGACTTTTAT ACCAATCTCGGAAGCGCGGAACGCTCGAGTCGGACCTTTTACTGTCTACGTTTGCGTCACAGAACCTGCCCACGATGACTGCTGAGGAACTGCGGCAGTACGACCTCTTCCTCGACGAGAATGACTGGGATATATACTACTGGGCAACGCAGCGGGAGCCCAATTCCACGACGAACCCCTCC AGGTGGAAGGATAGCGAGATtttggagaagttgagggCGCAtgtgaggaggaagagtGTTAATGGGGGGGAGGGGACGGGGATGGCGTTTATGCCGCCTTTGGAGTCGTGA